The proteins below come from a single Trachemys scripta elegans isolate TJP31775 chromosome 16, CAS_Tse_1.0, whole genome shotgun sequence genomic window:
- the LOC117888958 gene encoding protein FAM71C-like → MHQEFMLPYYTADCDQARGLMNTAMGPLQRQLRAGEYEIFQYAPIFESDFIQISKRGEVVDVHNRVRVVTVGVACTSPTLLVPNVLLLARPVVPSEDSRGHRGPPLKALELTR, encoded by the exons ATGCACCAGGAGTTCATGCTGCCGTATTACACGGCGGATTGCGACCAGGCGCGGGGGCTGATGAACACGGCCATGGGGCCACTGCAGCGCCAGCTCCGGGCCGGCGAGTACGAGATCTTCCAGTACGCCCCCATATTCGAGAGCGACTTCATACAG ATCAGCAAGCGCGGGGAGGTGGTGGACGTGCACAATCGTGTCCGAGTGGTCACAGTGGGCGTGGCCTGCACCAGCCCCACCCTCCTGGTGCCCAACGTGCTGCTGCTGGCCCGGCCCGTGGTCCCCTCTGAGGACAGCCGGGGCCACAGGGGCCCCCCTCTCAAGGCACTAGAGCTCACCAGGTGA